Proteins co-encoded in one Medicago truncatula cultivar Jemalong A17 chromosome 8, MtrunA17r5.0-ANR, whole genome shotgun sequence genomic window:
- the LOC11430405 gene encoding G-type lectin S-receptor-like serine/threonine-protein kinase RLK1 produces MNMTEEEVRMVLGRKWPEAAGVAPRRQAQTKSTIVIGDSFTAQTSTSPWLLSPSGDFAFGFLPLKDTNLFLLSIWYPKISEKTVVWYANGDSPAPKGSKVELTANDGLVLTSPNGVRLWNTEGLNVKVSRGVLNDTGNFVLQDGKFNSLWETFKFPSDTLLPSQVVDKGRKLSSRLKETDFSKGRFELILQSDGNLVMHSINLPSGYVNENYFESNTIKSSTSSAGAQLVFDKSGYLYVLGENNEKYNVFEEESNVSTTQFYLRATLNFDGVFTLYKHPKSSTKSEGWTTVWSKPFNICTYTVSAGSGVCGYNSFCTLGDDKRPKCQCPKQYSLIDPNDPYGSCKPDFVQGCGEDDPSKKRNDLYEFEILIDTDWPLSDYVLQRPFTEEQCRKSCMDDCLCSVAIFRLGDSCWKKKLPLSNGRVDATLNGAKAFLKVRKDNASHGSTVPVTN; encoded by the exons atgaacaTGACAGAAGAAGAGGTGAGGATGGTTTTAGGACGAAAATGGCCGGAGGCAGCTGGAGTGGCTCCAAGACGACAGG CTCAAACCAAAAGTACCATAGTCATTGGTGATTCTTTTACTGCACAAACCAGTACCTCTCCATGGTTGCTTTCACCTTCTGGTGACTTTGCCTTTGGTTTTCTTCCACTCAAAGACACTAATCTTTTTTTGCTTTCTATTTGGTATCCCAAAATTTCTGAGAAAACTGTTGTGTGGTATGCTAATGGAGACAGTCCTGCACCAAAAGGATCAAAAGTGGAACTCACTGCCAATGATGGGCTGGTGCTAACTTCCCCAAATGGTGTCAGGTTATGGAATACTGAAGGACTCAATGTTAAAGTTTCTCGCGGTGTGTTGAATGACACTGGCAACTTTGTGCTTCAGGATGGTAAATTCAACAGTCTGTGGGAGACTTTCAAGTTTCCTAGTGACACGTTATTGCCTTCTCAGGTTGTGGATAAAGGAAGAAAGCTTTCTTCAAGGCTTAAGGAGACAGATTTCAGTAAAGGAAGGTTTGAACTCATTTTACAAAGTGATGGTAATCTTGTTATGCATTCTATTAATTTACCATCTGGTTATGTTAATGAAAACTACTTTGAAAGTAATACTATTAAATCCAGTACATCAAGTGCTGGAGCTCAACTGGTCTTTGACAAATCAGGGTACTTGTATGTTTTGGGAGAGAACAATGAGAAATACAATGTGTTCGAAGAAGAGAGTAACGTCTCGACCACACAATTTTATCTTAGAGCAACTCTTAATTTTGATGGAGTGTTCACACTTTACAAGCATCCTAAGAGTTCAACTAAGAGTGAAGGTTGGACCACAGTATGGTCTAAGCCCTTTAATATATGTACTTATACTGTTAGTGCAGGTAGTGGTGTTTGTGGATATAATAGCTTCTGCACTTTGGGAGATGATAAGAGACCAAAATGTCAGTGTCCAAAACAGTACTCACTGATTGATCCTAATGATCCATATGGCAGCTGCAAGCCAGATTTCGTCCAAGGATGTGGAGAAGATGATCCAagtaaaaagagaaatgatctCTATGAGTTTGAGATTTTGATTGACACTGATTGGCCTCTATCAGATTATGTGCTTCAAAGGCCTTTTACTGAAGAACAGTGTAGGAAATCTTGTATGGATGATTGCTTGTGTTCTGTGGCTATTTTCAGGTTAGGTGATAGTTGTTGGAAGAAGAAGTTACCACTTTCAAATGGGAGAGTTGATGCAACTCTTAATGGTGCTAAGGCTTTCTTGAAAGTGAGAAAAGATAATGCCTCCCATGGTTCCACCGTACCTGTCacaaattag
- the LOC112417187 gene encoding G-type lectin S-receptor-like serine/threonine-protein kinase RLK1 yields MGPGLRLVNSKYFTSILQDIGDSFTADTGNSPWLLSPSGDFAFGFLPIQDTDHFLLSIWYANIYEKTVVWYANGDCPAPKGSKVELTANDGLVLTSPNGYKLWNTTEGLSSVGVSRGVFNDTGNFVLEDGEFKSRWETFNFPSDTLLPSQVLRKGGSLSSRLKETNFSKGRFELLLQNNGSLVMHSINLPSGYVNVENYYESETVGTQLVFDGSGDLYLLRENNEKYYVSKEKVKVSTTNFYLRATLNFDGVFTLLKHPKSSTDSGGWTIVWSQPENICHYFPKLGSGVCGYNSYCTLGENKRPTRRCRKSYSLVDPDDPFGSCKPDLIHGYAEDELSETKDLYYSKILNGTYWHQNDYTHLKPFIEVQCIIACMEDCMYYYLFIFWHIDI; encoded by the exons ATGGGTCCAGGG CTGCGTTTAGTGAACAGTAAATATTTCACAAGTATACTCCAAGACATTGGTGATTCTTTTACTGCAGATACCGGCAACTCTCCATGGTTGCTTTCACCTTCTGGTGACTTTGCCTTTGGTTTTCTTCCAATCCAAGACACTGATCATTTTTTGCTTTCCATTTGGTATGCCAACATTTATGAGAAAACTGTTGTGTGGTATGCTAATGGAGACTGTCCTGCACCAAAAGGATCAAAAGTGGAACTCACTGCTAATGATGGGTTGGTGCTAACTTCTCCAAATGGTTACAAGTTATGGAATACTACTGAGGGACTGAGCAGTGTTGGAGTTTCTCGCGGTGTGTTCAATGACACTGGCAACTTTGTGCTTGAGGATGGTGAATTCAAAAGTCGGTGGGAAACTTTCAACTTTCCTAGTGACACCTTGTTGCCTTCTCAGGTTCTTCGTAAAGGTGGAAGCCTTTCTTCAAGACTTAAGGAGACAAATTTCAGTAAAGGAAGGTTTGAGCTCCTTTTACAAAATAATGGTAGTCTTGTTATGCATTCTATTAATTTACCATCTGGTTATGTTAATGTAGAAAACTACTATGAAAGTGAAACTGTGGGAACTCAATTGGTCTTTGACGGATCAGGGGACTTGTATCTCTTGAGAGAGAACAATGAGAAATACTATGTGTCAAAAGAAAAGGTTAAAGTCTCCACTACTAATTTTTATCTTAGAGCAACTCTTAATTTTGATGGAGTGTTCACACTTCTTAAGCATCCAAAGAGTTCAACTGATAGTGGAGGTTGGACTATAGTGTGGTCTCAGCCTGAAAATATATGTCATTATTTTCCTAAATTAGGTAGTGGTGTTTGTGGATATAATAGCTACTGCACTTTGGGAGAGAATAAGAGGCCAACACGTCGGTGTCGAAAAAGTTACTCACTGGTGGATCCTGACGATCCATTTGGTAGCTGCAAGCCAGACCTCATACATGGATATGCAGAAGATGAACTAAGTGAAACAAAGGATCTGTACTACTCTAAGATTTTGAATGGCACTTATTGGCATCAAAACGATTATACGCATCTAAAGCCTTTTATTGAAGTACAATGTATTATAGCTTGTATGGAAGACTGCatgtattattatttgtttatattctgGCACATTGATATTTGA
- the LOC11434023 gene encoding G-type lectin S-receptor-like serine/threonine-protein kinase RLK1: RQTLVLVGSVLFGSSAILNVVLIVTICVSTSIFQHKKKLRRVIKGDTCVEIKSNLCCFTYEELEEATNGFDKELGRGAFGIVYEGVINNDTDSKTRVAVQKLNSFLLDQAHREFRNELNSIGLTHHKNLVRLLGFCECRSERLLVYEYMSNGTLASFLFNADDEKQKPSWKLRLELAIGIARGLVYLHEECITRIIHCDIKPQNILLDDYFNARISDFGLAKLLNMNQSKTNTGIRGTKGYVALEWFKNMPITAKVDVYSYGVVLLEIISCRKCVEEMDEEDEDKAILTDWAYDCYKYGALGALVEGDNEALEDKENLEKLVKIAIWCVQEDACLRSTMRNVIHMLEGTVEVQAPLNPSPFSIQYSLN; encoded by the coding sequence agacaAACATTGGTTTTGGTTGGTTCTGTGCTTTTTGGTAGCTCTGCTATTCTCAATGTTGTATTGATTGTAACAATCTGTGTCAGCACCTCCATTTTTCAGCAcaagaaaaagcttagaagagTTATCAAAGGTGACACGTGTGTTGAAATTAAATCCAATTTGTGTTGCTTCACTTATGAAGAGCTTGAAGAAGCTACCAATGGATTTGACAAAGAGCTAGGAAGGGGAGCTTTTGGTATTGTTTACGAAGGAGTCATCAACAACGACACAGATTCCAAAACTCGGGTGGCAGTGCAAAAGTTAAACAGTTTTTTGTTGGATCAAGCCCATAGGGAATTCAGGAATGAGTTGAATTCCATTGGTCTCACTCATCACAAGAACTTGGTTCGTTTACTTGGATTTTGTGAGTGTAGAAGTGAAAGATTGCTTGTTTATGAGTACATGAGCAATGGCACTTTGGCAAGTTTTCTTTTCAATGCTGATGATGAGAAACAAAAACCAAGTTGGAAACTAAGGCTAGAACTTGCAATAGGTATAGCTAGAGGACTTGTGTATTTACATGAAGAGTGCATCACTAGGATCATCCATTGTGACATAAAGCCTCAGAACATACTCCTTGATGATTACTTCAATGCAAGAATTTCTGATTTTGGATTAGCAAAGCTGTTGAACATGAATCAAAGCAAAACCAACACTGGCATAAGAGGAACAAAAGGGTATGTTGCACTTGAATGGTTTAAAAACATGCCTATCACAGCTAAGGTTGATGTGTATAGTTATGGTGTAGTGCTACTTGAGATAATTTCATGTAGAAAATGTGTTGAAGAaatggatgaagaagatgaagacaaaGCTATCTTAACTGATTGGGCTTATGATTGCTACAAATATGGTGCTTTAGGTGCATTGGTTGAGGGTGACAATGAGGCATTGGAGGACAAGGAAAATTTGGAGAAATTGGTAAAGATTGCTATTTGGTGTGTTCAAGAGGATGCATGTCTTAGATCAACCATGAGAAATGTGATACATATGCTTGAAGGTACTGTTGAAGTGCAAGCTCCGTTAAACCCCTCACCGTTTAGTATTCAATATTCTCTAAATTAA
- the LOC120577406 gene encoding G-type lectin S-receptor-like serine/threonine-protein kinase RLK1 translates to MDQFDSTICLAFLYYGGLSHLFPLDVSVTGIDLIFLFAEKTVVWYPNGVSPVTIGSKVELTFTDGLVLTSPNGVRLWNNEQLSSDVFSSVLNDTGNFVLGGRAFNTLWQTFDFPCDTLLPSQVILKDGKLSSRLKESNFSKGRFELVLKNDSNLVIHSIILPSGNANEENYYESGTVESNTSSPGAQLVFDKSGDLYLLRENSEKFYISGEDGVQDEESKVSPTNFYLRATLNFDGVFSPFKHPKNSTDSGNWTTVWSHPKNICQYIVSSGSGVCGYNTICTLGDDKRPTCRCPKRYSLLDPDDPHGSCKPDFIQGCAEDEQSKTKDLYEFQVLNDTDWPLSDAVLLTRFTDEQCRKASMEDCMCSVAIWRLGDSCWKKKLPLSN, encoded by the exons atggatcaatttgattctacaatcTGTTTAGCTTTTCTGTATTATGGTGGACTTAGCCACCTCTTTCCTCTAGATGTTTCCGTTACAGGGATAGATCTAATTTTCCTTTTCGCAG agaaaactGTTGTGTGGTATCCTAATGGAGTCAGTCCTGTAACAATAGGGTCAAAAGTGGAGCTAACTTTCACTGATGGGTTGGTGCTAACTTCTCCGAATGGTGTAAGGTTATGGAATAATGAGCAACTCAGTAGTGATGTTTTTTCCAGTGTGCTCAATGACACGGGGAACTTTGTGCTTGGAGGTCGCGCTTTCAACACTCTTTGGCAGACTTTCGACTTTCCCTGTGACACCTTGTTGCCTTCTCAGGTTATTCTAAAAGATGGAAAGCTTTCTTCAAGGCTTAAGGAGTCAAATTTCAGTAAAGGAAGGTTTGAgcttgttttaaaaaatgatagtaaTCTTGTTATTCATTCTATTATCTTACCATCTGGTAATGCTAATGAAGAAAACTACTATGAAAGTGGAACTGTGGAATCCAATACTTCAAGTCCTGGAGCTCAATTGGTCTTTGACAAATCAGGAGACTTGTATCTCTTGAGAGAGAACAGTGAGAAATTCTATATCTCAGGAGAAGATGGAGTACAAGATGAGGAGAGTAAAGTCTCCCCTACTAATTTTTATCTTAGAGCAACTCTTAATTTTGATGGAGTGTTTTCACCTTTCAAGCATCCAAAGAACTCAACTGATAGTGGAAATTGGACTACAGTGTGGTCTCATCCTAAAAATATATGTCAATATATTGTTAGTTCAGGTAGTGGTGTTTGTGGATATAATACCATCTGCACTTTGGGAGATGATAAGAGACCAACATGTCGGTGTCCAAAACGTTACTCACTGCTTGATCCTGATGATCCACATGGTAGCTGCAAGCCAGATTTCATACAAGGATGTGCAGAAGATGAACAAAGTAAAACAAAGGATCTATATGAGTTTCAGGTTTTGAATGACACTGATTGGCCTCTATCAGATGCCGTGCTTCTAACGCGTTTTACAGATGAACAATGTAGGAAAGCTAGTATGGAAGATTGCATGTGTTCTGTGGCTATTTGGAGGTTAGGTGATAGTTGTTGGAAGAAGAAGTTACCACTCTCAAATTGA